A window of the Arachis duranensis cultivar V14167 chromosome 5, aradu.V14167.gnm2.J7QH, whole genome shotgun sequence genome harbors these coding sequences:
- the LOC107489074 gene encoding disease resistance protein RPV1-like has protein sequence MSPESDITMPSPASFRLRWDVFLSFRGSDTREAFTEDLHGALEAAGVRAFIDNEGLQRGDSISPSLVEAIADSAAAIVILSPDYASSHWCLEELAKICECGWKLVLPVFYRVDPSHVRKQKGPFEKAFRLHEESERFRNKVASWRSAMNKVGGIAGWVFGDHNSNKDQLIRVLVQTVLKQMRNTPLTVAQYTVGLDDRVAELRKLLDVRSSDVKVIGLYGMGGVGKTTLAKGLFNSLVDHFDRRSFISNVREVANNEDGMVSLQGRILGDLSPGTENPINDVNAGISAIKRIVEENRVLVFLDDVDDVKQLDSLIGKREWFSKGSCVVITTRDRAVLQERYVNVKYEVKELKESQALELFCYHSEWKDTLLKLRDIRPDKLQGALKISFDALDEQDKCVFLDIACLFVQMEMKRDDVVDILNGCGFRGEIAITVLTTKCLIKTIKDGVVWMHDQVRDMGRQIVQNQSILDCGSRSRLWDRHEILGVLKNKKGTRKVEGIVLDCVKRSLAKPRDRTAEEITWDNFRQMPGYKTASAYMKAKYKNYVEHRGEKAKKFTLDTKDFQPMVSLRLLQINYSRLEGQGKFLPQGVKWLQWKQCPLKNMSSSYYPLELAVLDLSESKIETLWGKHHNKVAECLMVLNLSSCHHLVAIPDLTGYHCLKKIVLENCTALTRIHESVGNLSTLVHLNLGTCYNLVELPSDVSGLKHLEDLILSGCWKLKALPKDLSCLVSLRKLLIDETAITVLPDSIFHLTKLEKLSCSGCRLLRRIPTSIGKLCSLRELSLNHTALDELPDSIGCLQNLEKLGLVGCKSLSIIPDSVGTLISLTHLFLDVSGIKELPDSIGSLSYLRQLSVSGCTSLGELPMSIKALVSLVELHLDKTPITILPEHIGAMKMLQKLEMANCKDLKFLPASIGDMSALTALDMYNTNITELPESIGMLENLIHLRIDMCKELKRLPKSLGNLKSLCWLQMKETAVTQLPDSFGMLSRLVKLDMERRYYLNMVGDKNTEEPNSVGILRSFCKLTLLQELNAHGWRIAGKIPDDFEKLSSLETLNLCHNNIISLPASMRGLSCLKKLLLSNCTQLIFLPSLPSSLVEVDVANCIALERISDISNLDNIEELNLTNCEKLEDIPGIEHLKSLRRLYMSGCIGCSHAAAMRRFSKDLLKNLRILIMPGSKDIPDWISGESIIFSKRRNRELKGIICAGVLSFDGIPENQRDALQLVDVQAKVFNLTDNVYSTTFRLLGVPRTNEDHIFLHRFGAHTSLVHQLKDKYTLHLTKRNAPFVQELKLKSCGIHLVFEGDDDYEGDEESLDESQYSVSQKLAKFFNSCYCPRSHLHVNTSTSNEPLEIGRSITRSTVPDPWLRSILFSATFLCALSYLYLRYLNF, from the exons ATGTCGCCGGAAAGTGACATCACGATGCCATCTCCGGCATCTTTCCGTCTCCGGTGGGATGTGTTCCTGAGCTTCCGCGGCTCCGACACCAGGGAGGCCTTCACGGAGGACCTCCACGGCGCTCTCGAAGCCGCTGGCGTGCGCGCCTTCATCGACAACGAAGGATTACAGCGTGGCGACTCGATCTCGCCGAGTCTGGTGGAAGCAATCGCGGATTCCGCCGCCGCCATTGTTATTCTCTCGCCCGACTACGCTTCCTCGCACTGGTGCCTTGAGGAGCTGGCGAAGATCTGCGAGTGCGGTTGGAAGCTGGTGCTGCCCGTTTTCTACCGGGTTGACCCGTCTCATGTCCGAAAACAGAAGGGACCTTTCGAGAAGGCGTTTCGGTTGCACGAAGAGAGTGAGAGGTTTAGGAATAAGGTTGCCAGTTGGAGGAGTGCTATGAACAAAGTTGGTGGAATTGCTGGTTGGGTTTTTGGTGATCATAATAG CAACAAGGATCAGTTAATTCGAGTTTTGGTGCAAACGGTTTTGAAGCAGATGAGGAATACTCCATTGACAGTGGCACAGTATACAGTTGGGCTTGATGACAGAGTTGCAGAGTTAAGGAAGTTACTTGACGTAAGATCCAGTGATGTCAAAGTGATAGGATTGTATGGAATGGGAGGGGTCGGTAAGACAACTCTGGCCAAGGGACTCTTCAACAGCCTTGTTGATCATTTTGATAGACGCAGCTTCATCTCAAATGTTAGAGAAGTTGCAAACAATGAAGATGGTATGGTTTCACTCCAGGGAAGAATTCTTGGTGATCTTTCCCCTGGAACTGAGAATCCCATCAATGATGTTAATGCTGGTATTTCTGCGATCAAAAGAATTGTAGAGGAAAATCGAGTTCTGGTTTTTcttgatgatgttgatgatgTAAAACAGCTTGACTCATTAATTGGTAAGAGAGAATGGTTTTCTAAAGGAAGCTGTGTTGTGATTACTACACGGGACAGAGCAGTTTTACAGGAGAGGTATGTTAATGTGAAGTATGAGGTGAAGGAATTGAAAGAGTCTCAAGCACTGGAATTGTTCTGTTACCATTCCGAGTGGAAAGACACACTGTTGAAGCTTAGAGATATTCGGCCGGATAAACTTCAAGGTGCTCTGAAGATCAGCTTCGATGCCTTGGATGAACAAGACAAGTGTGTGTTCCTTGACATTGCTTGCTTGTTTGTGCAAATGGAAATGAAGAGGGATGATGTGGTTGATATACTAAATGGTTGTGGTTTTAGAGGGGAGATTGCAATAACGGTCTTAACTACAAAGTGTTTAATTAAGACCATTAAGGATGGTGTAGTGTGGATGCATGATCAGGTTAGAGACATGGGAAGGCAAATTGTTCAAAATCAAAGTATTCTAGATTGTGGTTCACGTAGCAGGTTATGGGATCGTCATGAAATCTTGGGTGTCTTGAAGAATAAGAAG GGAACAAGAAAAGTTGAAGGTATTGTACTTGATTGTGTAAAGAGGAGTCTGGCTAAACCTAGAGACCGTACTGCTGAAGAGATTACCTGGGACAATTTTCGACAAATGCCAGGTTACAAAACAGCATCAGCATATATGAAGGCAAAGTATAAGAACTATGTGGAGCATAGAGGagagaaagcaaaaaaattTACACTTGATACAAAGGACTTCCAACCTATGGTTTCCTTAAGGTTGcttcaaattaattattcaagACTTGAAGGACAGGGCAAATTTCTGCCTCAAGGAGTAAAGTGGTTACAATGGAAACAATGTCCTCTAAAGAACATGTCTTCTTCCTATTATCCATTGGAACTTGCCGTGCTTGATCTCTCGGAAAGCAAGATTGAAACACTGTGGGGAAAGCATCATAACAAG gTAGCTGAGTGCCTGATGGTTTTAAACCTCTCCAGTTGCCACCATTTAGTTGCAATTCCGGATTTAACTGGTTACCATTGTCTAAAAAAGATTGTATTGGAGAACTGCACTGCTTTAACTAGGATTCATGAATCAGTTGGAAATTTAAGTACCCTGGTTCACTTGAACTTAGGCACATGCTATAACCTTGTTGAGTTACCTAGTGATGTCTCTGGGTTGAAACATCTCGAGGACTTGATTCTTTCTGGATGTTGGAAATTGAAAGCATTACCAAAGGACCTAAGCTGCTTGGTCTCTTTAAGAAAGCTTCTCATTGATGAGACTGCCATAACTGTGTTACCTGATTCCATCTTCCACCTCACCAAACTGGAAAAGTTGAGTTGCAGTGGTTGCCGTCTTTTGAGAAGGATACCCACCAGCATTGGGAAACTCTGTTCTCTGCGAGAATTATCACTAAACCATACAGCTTTGGATGAATTACCTGATTCTATTGGATGTTTGCAGAATCTTGAGAAACTTGGTTTGGTTGGGTGTAAGTCCCTCTCTATTATTCCAGATTCTGTTGGGACACTAATTTCATTGACACATTTGTTTTTGGATGTCAGTGGAATCAAAGAGTTGCCTGATTCTATTGGTTCTTTATCATATCTAAGGCAATTGTCTGTTAGTGGCTGCACTTCTCTTGGTGAATTGCCTATGTCAATAAAGGCATTAGTCTCTCTTGTTGAGCTTCATTTAGATAAGACACCAATTACTATTTTGCCTGAACATATAGGGGCCATGAAAATGCTACAAAAGCTTGAGATGGCGAATTGTAAAGATCTCAAGTTTCTACCTGCATCGATCGGAGACATGTCGGCCCTTACTGCCTTGGACATGTATAACACTAATATTACTGAATTGCCAGAGTCAATTGGAATGTTGGAAAATCTTATTCATTTGAGGATAGACATGTGCAAAGAGCTCAAAAGGCTTCCAAAATCCTTGGGAAATTTGAAATCTCTATGCTGGTTACAGATGAAGGAAACAGCAGTTACACAGCTACCTGATAGCTTTGGGATGCTTTCAAGATTGGTAAAATTAGACATGGAAAGAAGGTATTACCTCAATATGGTTGGAGACAAGAATACTGAAGAACCCAATTCAGTTGGAATCTTAAGAAGTTTTTGTAAACTAACCTTGTTGCAAGAGCTAAATGCACATGGATGGAGAATAGCTGGAAAAATCCCagatgattttgaaaagttGTCATCACTAGAAACTCTAAATTTATGCCACAATAATATTATCAGCCTTCCAGCCAGCATGAGAGGCCTTTCCTGTCTAAAAAAGCTTTTGTTGTCAAATTGCACTCAGCTCATTTTTCTGCCATCTCTTCCCTCTAGCTTAGTAGAGGTCGATGTTGCGAACTGTATTGCATTAGAGCGCATATCTGATATTTCAAACTTAGATAACATAGAGGAGTTGAACCTTACAAATTGTGAAAAGCTGGAAGACATACCAGGTATTGAGCACTTAAAGTCCTTGAGAAGATTGTACATGAGTGGATGCATTGGATGCTCCCATGCTGCTGCGATGAGAAGATTTTCCAAG GATCTGCTTAAAAATTTACGGATTTTGATTATGCCTGGAAGCAAAGATATTCCAGATTGGATTTCAGGAGAATCAATTATCTTTTCCAAGAGAAGGAACCGTGAGCTTAAAGGTATTATTTGTGCCGGTGTACTCTCTTTCGACGGTATACCTGAAAACCAAAGAGATGCCTTGCAGTTAGTGGATGTTCAGGCAAAAGTCTTCAATTTGACTGATAATGTATATAGCACTACGTTTCGCCTGTTAGGTGTACCTAGGACAAATGAAGACCACATCTTCTTGCACAGATTTGGAGCTCATACTTCATTGGTTCACCAGTTGAAAGATAAATACACCTTGCATTTGACAAAGCGGAATGCACCCTTTGTTCAGGAGTTGAAGCTGAAGAGCTGCGGAATTCATTTGGTCTTCGAAGGTGATGATGACTATGAAGGAGATGAAGAATCACTAGATGAAAGCCAATATTCGGTGTCACAAAAATTAGCCAAGTTCTTCAACTCTTGTTATTGCCCGAGATCGCATTTGCATGTGAATACAAGTACGTCAAATGAACCACTTGAGATCGGGAGGAGTATAACAAGAAGCACAGTTCCAGACCCATGGCTTCGTTCCATCCTTTTTAGTGCGACATTTTTGTGTGCTTTGAGCTATTTATACTTAAGATACCTCAATTTTTGA
- the LOC107489075 gene encoding phospholipid-transporting ATPase 3: MSQPERIPSSRTVRLGRVQPQSPGHRTIYCNDREANLPVRFKGNSISTTKYNFFTFLPKGLFEQFRRVANLYFLTISILSTTPISPVSPITNVIPLSLVLLLSLIKEAFEDWKRFQNDMSINNNMIDVLQDQKWVSIPWKKLQVGDVIKVKQDGFFPADLLFLASTNADGVCYIETANLDGETNLKIRKALEKTWDYLTPEKASEFKAEVQCEQPNNSLYTFTGNLILQNQTLPVSPNQLLLRGCSLRNTEYIVGVVIFTGHETKVMMNAMNVPSKRSTLERKLDKLILTLFATLFVMCFIGAVGSAVFVNKKYFYLHLESSEEGGAQFDPRNRFLVFLLTMFTLITLYSTIIPISLYVSIEMIKFIQSTQFINKDLHMYHLETNTPALARTSNLNEELGQVEYIFSDKTGTLTRNLMEFFKCSIGGEVYGTGVTEIERGIAERSGKKIEENISSNAVREKGFNFDDPRLMRGAWRNEPNPDNCKEFFRCLAICHTVLPEGDESPEKIKYQAASPDEAALVIAAKNFGFFFYRRTPTMIYVRESHVEKMGKIQDVPYEILNVLEFNSTRKRQSVVCRYPDGRLVLYCKGADTVIYERLADGNNDIKKVTREHLEQFGSSGLRTLCLAYKELHPDVYESWNEKFIQAKSSLRDRERKLDEVAELIEHDLILIGSTAIEDKLQEGVPACIETLKRAGIKIWVLTGDKIETAINIGYACNLINNEMKQFIISSETDAIREVEERGDQIEIARFMKEEVKKELKSCLEEAQSYFSSLSGPKLALVIDGKCLMYALDPSLRVMLLNLSLNCHAVVCCRVSPLQKAQVTSLVKKGAQKITLSIGDGANDVSMIQAAHVGVGISGLEGMQAVMASDFAIAQFRYLADLLLVHGRWSYLRICKVVTYFFYKNLTFTLTQFWFTFQAGFSGQRFYDDWFQSLYNVIFTALPVIIVGLFDKDVSASLSKKYPELYMEGIRNVFFKWRVVAIWAFFSLYQSLIFYYFVSSSSLSGKNSAGKTFGLWDVSTMAFTCVVVTVNLRLLMICNSITRWHYISVGGSILAWFIFIFLYSGISTPYDRQENMYFVIYVLMSTLYFYLTLLLVPVAALFCDFIYQGVQRWFFPYDYQIIQEMHRHDDTDTSRAHLLEIGNNLTPAEARSHAISQLPREISKHTGFAFDSPGYESFFAAQLGVFAPTKAWDVARRASMKSRPKIGHK, encoded by the exons CCCGGTGTCTCCAATAACTAATGTGATTCCTCTATCTTTGGTGCTGCTCCTCTCACTTATTAAGGAAGCTTTTGAGGACTGG AAGCGTTTTCAGAATGATATGTCCATAAACAATAATATGATAGATGTTTTACAAGACCAAAAGTGGGTGTCTATTCCATGGAAAAAGTTGCAAGTTGGTGATGTCATCAAG GTTAAGCAGGATGGATTCTTTCCTGCAGATCTGCTTTTTCTAGCTAGTACAAATGCGGACGGTGTTTGCTACATTGAG ACTGCTAATTTGGATGGGGAAACCAATTTGAAGATCAGGAAAGCATTGGAAAAAACATGGGATTACTTGACTCCGGAGAAGGCATCTGAGTTCAAAG CTGAAGTTCAGTGTGAGCAGCCAAACAATTCATTGTATACCTTCACTGGCAATCTTATACTTCAAAATCAAACACTGCCTGTCAGCCCAAATCAACTTTTATTGCGA GGTTGCAGTCTCAGGAATACAGAGTATATTGTTGGGGTGGTCATTTTTACTGGACATGAAACAAAG GTGATgatgaatgctatgaatgttcCTTCCAAAAGAAGTACATTAGAGAGGAAGCTTGACAAGCTCATTCTCACTCTTTTCGCAACTCTTTTTGTGATGTGTTTTATTGGAGCTGTTGGCAG TGCTGTCTTTGTAAACAAGAAGTATTTCTACCTACATCTTGAATCATCAGAGGAGGGCGGAGCACAGTTTGACCCAAGAAACAGATTTTTG GTTTTCCTTCTGACTATGTTTACCCTCATCACGTTATACTCAACTATCATCCCAATTTCACTTTATGTGTCCATAGAG ATGATTAAATTTATTCAATCCACTCAATTTATCAACAAGGACCTGCACATGTACCATCTTGAAACCAATACCCCGGCATTGGCCCGAACTTCCAATCTGAATGAAGAACTTGGGCAG GTGGAATACATCTTCTCTGACAAAACTGGGACTCTAACAAGAAACTTAATGGAGTTCTTCAAGTGTTCAATTGGAGGAGAAGTCTATGGAACTGGTGTGACTGAAATTGAAAGGGGAATTGCTGAGCGTAGTGGCAAAAAAATTGAG GAAAATATCTCATCCAATGCAGTGCGAGAGAAGggttttaattttgatgatccTAGGCTTATGAGAGGAGCTTGGAGGAATGAGCCTAATCCTGATAACTGCAAG GAATTCTTTAGGTGCCTTGCTATCTGCCATACTGTGCTTCCTGAGGGTGATGAGTCCCCCGAGAAGATTAAATATCAAGCTGCTTCACCTGATGAGGCTGCTCTGGTTATTGCTGCAAAGAACTTCGGTTTCTTCTTTTATAG GCGAACACCAACAATGATATATGTCCGCGAATCACATGTTGAGAAGATGGGTAAAATTCAAGATGTTCCATATGAGATTTTGAATGTGCTTGAGTTTAATAG TACAAGGAAGCGCCAGTCTGTTGTATGTCGCTATCCTGATGGAAGGCTTGTATTGTACTGTAAG GGTGCTGATACTGTAATCTATGAGAGGTTAGCTGATGGTAATAATGATATTAAGAAAGTGACTAGGGAGCATTTAGAACAGTTTGGATCATCTGGGCTACGTACATTATGCCTGGCTTACAAAGAATTGCATCCTGATGTTTATGAAAGCTGGAATGAGAAGTTTATTCAGGCAAAATCTTCTCTGCGTGATCGTGAAAGGAAGTTAGATGAG GTGGCAGAACTTATAGAGCATGATCTCATCTTGATTGGTAGTACTGCCATAGAAGACAAGCTCCAAGAAGGAGTACCAGCTTGCATAGAGACTCTTAAAAGAGCTGGCATTAAAATATGGGTACTTACAGGGGACAAGATTGAAACAGCTATTAATATTGGCTATG CATGCAATTTAATAAACAATGAGATGAAGCAATTCATTATCAGCTCTGAAACTGATGCAATTAGAGAGGTTGAAGAAAGG GGGGACCAAATAGAAATTGCACGGTTTATGAAAGAAGAAGTTAAAAAAGAACTGAAGAGCTGCCTTGAGGAGGCCCAAAGCTACTTTAGCTCTCTCTCTGGTCCTAAATTAGCACTTGTTATTGATGGAAAATGTCTAATGTATGCACTGGATCCAAGTTTGAGAGTCATGCTGCTGAATTTGAGTTTGAATTGTCATGCTGTTGTGTGCTGCCGAGTATCTCCTCTACAGAAAGCACAG GTCACTAGTTTGGTCAAGAAAGGTGCTCAGAAAATAACACTTAGTATTGGTGATGGGGCCAATGATGTTAGCATGATTCAAGCTGCTCATGTTGGTGTTGGCATAAGTGGCTTGGAGGGGATGCAAGCTGTGATGGCCAGTGATTTTGCTATTGCCCAGTTTCGATATCTTGCCGACTTGCTTCTTGTTCATGGCCGGTGGTCATATCTTCGAATATGCAAg GTGGTGACATACTTCTTTTACAAGAATCTCACATTCACTCTAACCCAATTTTGGTTTACATTTCAAGCTGGGTTTTCTGGCCAGAGATTCTATGATGATTGGTTTCAGTCATTATATAATGTCATATTCACAGCACTGCCTGTGATCATTGTTGGACTATTTGACAAG GATGTCAGCGCTTCTCTGTCCAAGAAGTATCCTGAACTATACATGGAGGGAATAAGAAACGTGTTTTTTAAGTGGAGAGTTGTGGCTATATGGgcctttttttctctctaccAGTCTCTAATATTCTATTACTTTGTGAGTTCATCGAGTTTAAGTGGTAAAAATTCAGCAGGCAAAACATTTGGACTCTGGGATGTCAGTACAATGGCCTTCACATGTGTTGTAGTAACTGTCAACTTGCGACTTCTCATGATTTGTAATTCAATTACAAGATGGCACTATATTAGTGTTGGTGGAAGTATTTTAGCatggtttatttttattttcttatattcTGGGATCAGCACTCCTTATGATCGACAG GAGAATATGTATTTTGTCATATATGTCTTGATGAGTACATTATATTTCTACCTCACACTACTACTTGTTCCTGTTGCTGCACTTTTCTGTGACTTTATTTACCAAGG GGTTCAGAGATGGTTCTTCCCATATGATTATCAGATTATTCAAGAGATGCATAGACATGATGATACTGATACCAGCAGGGCACACCTGTTAGAAATAGGGAACAACCTTACACCAGCTGAGGCCAGGAGCCATGCCATATCTCAACTCCCACGTGAGATATCAAAGCACACTGGGTTTGCTTTCGACTCCCCTGGTTACGAGTCATTTTTTGCCGCACAGCTTGGTGTATTTGCTCCAACAAAGGCATGGGATGTTGCAAGACGTGCTAGCATGAAATCTCGGCCAAAGATTGGACATAAGTAA